TGTACATGTAAGAGAATCCCCTGCAGCACAAGACATGCACAAAGCAGTGAGGGACTGAAAGTGGTGCTGCTCCATGGCCTTCTTCATCACCTGTCATCCCACTTTACTCAGCGGCAGGGCCAAGATTAGAAAGGAACAGGCGAGAATTTTATCAGTCCATGTGGCAGAGTCTTCAGGCAGAGCCTCCCAGCAGCCAGTATTAAAACAAGCGGGCACCATAACCAAATGTCTGTTTAATGCCCTCAAAGTAGTAGCGCTGCCAGCCttgctttgttctttcttcctcaCTGGCAGGAATGCCCTTGCCTTCCAAGCACACCTCTGTCTCACCATCTTTGTCATTGAAGTTCAAGGTGATGGTTGCAAAGTGTCCTAGAGGAAACAAAGCAGATCTGTCAGCAGTGTGTAGTACAGTACATACAGCccccagaggctgctctgcccctccctTCACAGGGCACCACTTAAGACTCTTCCAGGTCCTTCCCAGAGGGTCTACTTAAGGCAGCTGTAGGCCTTCCCTAGAAACACAGCGAGAAGAGGGCTCCCTCTCCCTGCGGTGTGAAGCAGTTGCAGCTACAGCTGCAAAAGCAGCTACTTCATCCTTCCTACCCGCTCACTGCCCTACACAGTGCAGTGGCTGAAGATGCAGGCATGATAGTATGGGATAGGAAGCTGGGGTAacactggagcagctcccagaacaTCCTCCCCTCCCTGATCATGAGACACAATCAAGTGTGGCAAATGGGGCTGGTATCCTTCAAAGATGGGCAAGTCCATTTCTGGACTACTTACCAGCTGGCCAAGACTTAAATCTCCATTTCATAACAAGTTGCTTCTCAGGAACCTtgaaaaggaagacaaagatTGAGTAGTAGATTTTTTGTAAATCCTACAGTCTAATAGAAAACATCTAGAATTGCATTGATATGAATGAAGCCTTAAGAGATCCCTTGagcaacacacacacagagggaaagagattTTAAGTGTCCTTTTCTTTTCAATCCCCTTCTAGAAAGGTAAGCAATTGTATAGCCCCAAACACTGAGACAGAGTCCCTGACTATCCAGAAGACTTTAGTGGCAATTGagccaaagagaaaaaggttGTTACTATATTTAACACTCCTCCAACCTCTGATAAGTAAAATCACACAAAGACAGGGGAGACCTATGACTGGAAATTAGATTTTCTCCCCAGACTGAAGTGCCAGGCTTTAATCCATACTACTAGCAATGCTTCAATAGCCACAGAAATGATAGGTAACTATTGGGCACCAGGTAGAACCCCACAGTTAGCTAACAAAACTGattacaaaattaattactcTTACAAAACTGATAAAAAGTTACAGCCTGAtaacagtgctgctgctgagcaagATACACCTGAACTGGTTAGTACTTACTAGGTCAACAAACTCTCCTGTGACACTGCCATCCAGCAACTGAAACTTGCCTCCTTTATCGGCCTCCAAGGTGGCTTGTGCGTGGGTGAAAGCTTGGACCATCTGAAAAGAATTCAGGAGCAGATCTGTATTACTTGACATTATTTTCCTGCAAACTTGTTGCCTAATGCCTCCCACCCAGATACAAAAGTTTGGAAGAGGAGATAGGTCAGTAGTGTAAGGTCTTCAGCAAAAGACAAAATCCCTGGCCAGAAAATCAAGTTTTTAGGTACTACAGCAACATTTCACCCACCCAAGGAAAAGAACCTCCAGTTTTCATAGTGCTATGCTGTGTTTTAAGTCACACAGTGATTTACTTTGTTGATTTCTTAATAAAACCtaattctaagaaaaaaatattcattgctttttcatttttcttatcaAATTAGGAAGAACAAAAGACTAAGGCCATGTTTAAATAATGATACAAtgctgctctctcctcctgAACTATATAATAGCATGCGGAAAAGTGTAAGCTATTCCCAAAGCATCCTTTTGATACCACCTAaccttaaaaggaaaaaacaaaccagaagcACACAACTGTAAAACCCAAGTGATCTGGCCACATGCAGTAAGGGATACACCTACAGACAGATGCTGACAGCAGTCTGGAACTTGCTTCTGGTTGGCACTAATCCCTCTTGTCAGCTGTGTGACAAGATGCACACACAAGCTTTCAGCACCTACTCTGTACAACAGCCTTCTGATTCCAGTCTCATGGATTGTGAGTGTCCCACAGAACTTCTTAAAGACCTTATTAGGAAGAGCCTCCTATATGCAAAAAACCACTCTCAGAAGAAGCCAGGCATTACCTCCTGAGTAACGAATACCCGGTAGAGCTCTTCAGGGGATGTTAAGAAGGTGTCCTTCAAACTGATCTTACAGGTAGGGATCTTGACTCCTATGGGTTTGGACTGTGGTGTGGCAGTACTGCTCCTGGCAGCCGTCTGACAAaacaacaaggaaaacaaacacatacacacttttttttcaccaaaagaaaatccaaacaaaaaaaaaaaaaaaatcaaccaatgGTTCACATATCCAAGGGGAAAAGCAAAGGCTCTTAGAAAAGATGCAATAAGATACAACCATACTAGTATGTCCAAAGCAGATTTATCACTTTGCTTGGAAGAAACATCATGTGCTGCCAATGGAAACAGTCACACCTATTCCACAGATTGCCAGTTCCTGACTGTATATATCCTATACACAACACACGTTGTTCCTGTAAGTTCCAGAATCTAATACAGCGTACCTTTCTTCACTGATCCCAAAGCATGTTTGCAGTTTTGTTTACCTTGTGGTCTTCTGCTTTAGGAGCCACCTGAGGTGCCGTTTCTGTATGTTCACCATTCACTGTGGGCAAAATCATGCCCTGGGTGAATTCTGGAAAGACAGGAATGTGCCCATGAAACCGATAAAAGATCAAGTAAACCTTCCGACTGTACTTTGAAATACACAGTCAAAAAGGGCTTCCTGGTTTCCCCTTTGCTCTTGGCTAGCATCCATGACTTGAAACAGTGTTTAGAAAAAATCACAGACCTCTTTTTACAAGCAATTAATTCTTTCCCTCACTACTCTCCACCGAAGGCCCTGTCAGAACCTGCCCACACTAACAATTAGGAACTTACCTCCTCTTTGCAGCCTAGACATAGCATCTTCCACACGCTGCTCTCACATTCATGTTGCTTAGTCTTAGACTTACGtagcttttttcctctctcactCTCTAATACAAACTGCAATCACACCTCAAAAACTTTTGCCTTGCTGGCTTAGATACACCAAACcaagcttttccatttcttgtaTTGCTGCAGTAAACAATAGGAACTTGTAACTCTGTCTTTATCGACACCAGATGCCAGGACTACACACAGAAAGCCAGGCAAGCCTCACCAGCACCCTGTCCAGCAGCTCTAACACTTTTCTAACTCCATCAGAACCTTCAGCCTCATTCAgaattacatttgttttttcttcagctcaGTCACTTCTGCTTTTACCAATTATACAacattttgctcatttttcttcctcttcatctgttcagagcagcaaaattccattagaaagcaaaattttatcATATGTGCATAAACCTGTATCCTGCAACACTTGGTTCCCACTTATTCTCATTTATTGCAGCCCACAAGATTATACAGATTTTTCTGATTAGCATTCTTATCTTTCACTGGGTGACTGCATCTCCCAGCCTGAACACTACAgtgcctgaaaaaaaaccaagagtACATAAATTTAATCCTGGAAAAACAGCAGTGGTGGTTTGTACCCAGCATATCTAGGACATGCAATGTAATATAAATGGATATAAAAAGTAACTGTAGCATTCCCAGCCTGCATTTGAGAGGAAAGCCAAAGTCAACCAAAGCACATTGATTTAACTCCAACTGCTGGACTCAgatttaacttaaaaaaaaaaaaaaaaaaggtccagATGCTGAGACAGCTCATTAAAATACACCAACAAAACCTGCAGAGCTATTTCCAGACATCATTTACTCTAAAATCCAAGTAACACTAGATGTCTTTACCAGTgtggcaaaagggaaaaaaaaccccaaaaacaaatgACAAACTGGAGAAGATATCACTTTCCAATGGAGTAAGCCAACTGAAGGCCAGATTGTGCCACAAGCAGTGACTATGTCACTGGGGTAACCAACCCTTTTTACTggctttcattttctctttagCTTCAGGATATGAAGGGCATTCtcagttttaaaacataaattcaAAAATACCGTTTATTATTGCATTACCACCAAAACCAATCTTTCTGGGCTTCTTCCCAAAGTTACTGTTATTGCTCTGACACCTTTCTGTTGAGATGGAGAGAGCAACTCCTCTCTTTACCCCATCCCTTCTTTCGAATTAGTCCATATGGGTTCCCATGACACTTCTCCCTCTCGGTTACATACCCGTTTTGAGAGTGCTGATGTAAGTTTTCATTGCATCTCTAATTTTCTTTGCACCCTCTTGCTTCATCAGGGTCTTCAAGTTAGTGTCAGGCTCATCTTTAGCAAGGCTGACAAGGATCTGAACAATAAATACAAGCACTGATTAACAAGGACAAATGCACACAGTTCTTTTATTACTCAATTCAACATCACAGACTTTGGCTACACTTTCATAAACACCCCTGCAGTTTTATTAATCTTTCACTTCACCTCTCTCAGCCTACAGTACTGTACATGTGTGCCTGAATACCTTCTTGAGCTACAGAGCCCTTTGCATCTAGAAGAGAGGAATTAATTTGATAAAGATACAACATGATGGGGGAGCAACTCTTTATCAGGGAGCCCAGTGACAGAATGAAAGGTAACGGTTTTAAgttgaaagagggtagatttagattaaaaattagaaggaaattctttactctaagggtggtgagacactggaacgGGTTGCCAGAGAAtctgtggatgctccatccctggaggtgttcaaggccaggttggatggagctctgagtaACCAGTGacagatgtccctgctcatggctgAGAGGTTGCTaatagatgacctttaaagatcTCATCCAACCCAGACCAGTCTTTGCTTCTATTAACTTAAGCAGTCTCTAACAGTAAAAAATTCTACACAAATGTTCTAAAAATGGAGACAGGGAAGGAAATATTAACGCTGTGAGTGTTCCTGTTAGAACACTCCATACATCCAGCTTTGCTTACCTCAACTTCATCGATGTCATTTTCATCTGAGAGATTAGGAATCTCCACATAACCTTTGTACTTCACTCCTGTCTTTGAGGTGCCTGCAATTATAATTATATTGTTCATATCAACCTTTCTTACTCTGGTTGTTGTCAAAGCAAACTCGTATCAAAATATGCTAGTTCCCTTTGTTATTATTTCCCAAATGAGATAAGTACCCTTACCCTTGATATCACACATGAATCTGACCTTGAAACAGGAGGGGTGCATATCACTCACCAGTCCATGCCAGCTTGATAGCCCACTCATAGAAGAAGATAAGCTTCCCTTTGCGGTTGTTAATGGAGGCCTCTCCGTCCAGTTTGCTCACTTCTGTCACCTCACACGTCCCTTCCTCACCCTCCACCCTgacaggcaggaggagagctTTCAGCCGCTCCGTGGACCAGTTGGAGGCATCCCTCTCTGTCCTGCAGGAAAACCGAGCAGGGTGACAATGTGGGACAGGCCACGCTGACAGTGCATATTGGGACTATCCCGCGCTCCCCAGTCTTGTCTCCCTGCCCCGCTTCAACACAAGCACCCACAGATTTCTTCCGCAGGCCACCTCCAGGCATTTCCCCGGCACACCTTGGCTCGGGCACCCCGTCACACACGCACGGAGCCGGGGGCCGCCCCGGAGGACCAGCCCGGACACCCCCGCCTCAGCACCAGTCCGCGAGGAGGGGACGGGAGGCGGCCCCTCTGCCCGCGACTCcggccctgcagccccctccgCCCCGGGGCCTCCCGGGCGGGTCTGGGAGCAGCCGCCCCGCTCACCAGTGCCAGTTGTTGACGTTAGTGGCGTCCGCCCGCTGCTCCACGATCCAGCGCGGGTCTCCCTCTCCCCACTTGGCCATCGGGACCGGGATTGCCGCCTCCGCTCCGAGCGCCCGTGGAAGCTGCTAGAACCGCCGCGCCGCCTCCCGCCTTCCGCCCGGCGCGGGCCCTTCCGGCACGCCCCTGCGGCGCGACCCCGGCTTATTGGTTCCGCCCGGCTAGTTGGTTCCGCCGCGCTGCAGGCGGcttggggctggggctggggctggcgcTCCCGTCCCGTCCCACAGCTCCCGGAGTCAGCCCGCAGTTTCGAGAGCCCCGATCCCGATTGCCGGCCCAGACACTGCTCCGCCGCTCTCGCAGCCCGCTGGGACTGGTAGTCCGAAGGCAAGTCAATGCGGCCCGCGGGGCACGCCGGGACTCGTAGTGTGTGAACGAGGAGCAGCCGCGCTGCGCCCAGCGGGAGAACTACATGTCCCGGCGTGCTCCGCGCGCGGCTACCCCGCCCTGTCCCGCCCTGCTGTGAGGCGCTGCTGGCGCGGGAGGGGCGGCGAGGTGAGAGAGGGGCCCGGGGTGGCGGGGCCGGGACCAGGACCAGGGGCGGGGGTGGGGATTCTCCCGAGGCAGCcgctccttccctctgctgaggCAGCCGCGCCGTGCCGTTGCAGATGAGCAGGGTGCGGGCGGACGAGGAGGAGTACTGGCACAGCTCCAAGTTCCGGGCCTTCACCTTCGACGATGAGGATGACGAGCTCTCGCAGGTAGGGAGGGTCCGACCCTGGAACTGCCGGTAAGACACCCTCGCCGGGTGGGTCCCTGTAGCCGTCCCAGCCCACGTCTCGGGCCTGCACATCGCGGAGGGCTGATATTCTGTAGGTGGGCTGTCGCCTCCTGCCCACTGCGGAGGGTACCAAGGGCTCCCACAGTAGCCAGTCCGAAATCTCTTTAGGACGTGGTTCCTCGCCCACGCACCAAACTGCATCTCCCGCTGGTTGAGCTGTTAGTGTCCATGTGGGTGTCCTTGGGGTTCCCAGCAGTGAGGAAGGGCTCCTATGTCTGCTGCACAGCTACAGGACTAAAATATCATCCCAAGAAGAAGCAATGGAAGCTGAAGAAGCTGTATTCAAAGTTCCGTGGGAGATGTCTGATAATAATAGGAAACAGAGTGCATTCTGCAATTCTGATGGTCCTTATGCAAGGTCACTCTTTTGTGTGTAGCTAAAGGAATCCAAACGGGCAGTGAACAGCCTTCGGGATATTGtcgatgatgatgatgatgaccTCGAGAGGGTCAGCTGGAGTGGAGAACCTGTGGGAAGTAAGTGTAGAAGTACTGCAAATTATCCTTGAGACAGAGGGGGTTTAAAATTGCTGCTTAAGTCAAGTAATTTAAGTCAGGAGTATTATTTGCTATCTAATCCTGCATATCTAATCTGATTTGAGTCTCCCAGGTCACATTATGAGCTACTTGATTTATGTGTGCAGATCCACTGAAAAGAGGGTGAGCAGAAGCCCAAATTGTGTAAAAAAGAGGAGTGCAGACTCATCTGGAGGAGGGAattcactgtgtttttttttctaatatgtAGCTAAGCTCAGAGCAGGTATTTTGGTGGTTATGGACTGATACTTATCTTGATCAAGTGGCCTGTGAGATTCTAGGTGATCGTTTCCTCCACATCACTGCCTGAAATGGcactatttctgtttctgtgttttgacCCCACAGCACTTTAAGCAGATATCCAAGGTTTAATGTGTGTTTAGAGACTGACTCTTACACTTGAAATTTGAAAGAGAACTGTAAACATTAAGCAGATGTGTTTCTAGTGATGATGGGAGTGAGTTCATGGCCCACACACAGTCCTGTGTGCTTTTAAGTTCATGACCCACAGAATTGTGACACTTGCtagccagtgtcaaaccatgacaatttACATATGGGTCACCCAAAGAATCTTCAAAGACTGATCTTCTTGTCCTTTGCTGTagctcttccctctgctttcttttcccaccCAGGGTCTCTTTACatattgtggtttttttgtctgTCATCCTGATcctaaaatatttgtgttgtgCAGCTGTGTGAAAACAAGGGGAAACTGTATTGAACAGGCAGGAGGGAGACATGCATTGTTGCCAGCAGCATATGCACACTGAGAGCTGTTTTGTCTGTGTGGCAAGGAAAGCTATCTTAATCTTCAGTGTTCAGGAAAGCATGCTCTTAGGCTTCTGCAATTCGAGGTAGGCCAGGGACTCTCTGTCTTGCTTTGTACTTTTAGAACAAGGACTATGCTTTGCCTCATGCAATAATATATAAAAGGTGGGGGTGCCTATGTATTCCTTTTACACAAGCTGTAGCCAGCTGTACAGTGTTGCTGAAACCAGCCATTTCTGGAGGACAACGTGCCACTGCTTAACAAGCAGCATTATATGAGACTGGAATTCTGCATGGAGAGATGCGCTGTGTCTACTTAGTGCTGAGGGTCAGACTTACCAAGATGTGCTAGTGCAGAACTGAGCAGAACACAGCTGGTAATGTCTCTGCCGTGCCAGAAGATCATTCTTTACAGACTCTTTCTCAGATAAAAATGACCTGTCTGCACACAGGTATCTCCTGGTCAATCAAAGAGACAGCCTCTGACAGCACTAGCTCCCTGGACAGCCGAGACTCCAGCCTACAGAAAGGCTCTTCCTCCTATGCTGCTCTTCCCAAGCAAGCTTCTTCCtactccctgagcagcctgttcaaAGGTGAGGTTCATTATATACCATATTGACAAATGTGTTTGCCCTTAAGACTGTCAAGGGGCAATGTGTTATCTTATGTAAATTGTTTCATCTGAAGTGTATTGCAAGATAGGGAAGCTCCAATCTCTCCTCGAGGTGGAAGTGTATTGCTCACTGGTCAGAAATTGAAGACTGTCTTGTGCAGTAGAGCACATGCTTTTGTGGAGTGGGAAGGGGCTTTGGAGATACGTCCTCTTAAAATCCAGATTCCAAAGAACAGCCAGGTagagcacagcactgtgtgGCAATCCATTTGCTTGGTGGAAAAGAGCAGGCTGCAAAGGGACTGGCTCGACCCATGTAGCCCTCATTTGATTTTCAGTTCTGTTGAGAAGACAGATTGATTATCCTTTATTTGGAGCTCAGCTGGCTGCTCTTGGTGTTGGTTCAGCAAACACATGATAGCAGTAGTGGCAGTGTAGCTGGTTATGGGGGGAGCTGTGCAGCAGGCTGTGGGCAAACATACACACCGTGCAAAAGTTCAGCTCTGTTCTCAAACAGCAAGACAACAAAACAGCTTTTACtttgtctctctttctctgGGGTGTTTTTTACTCCCAACTATGACAATAAGGTGATGAGAAAGGCATCCAAATTGCAGCCCTGGTGGATGGAGCTGTCCATCTTGCCATGGCCTATGTTGCAGTGCCATGTGCTTGACCCTCTGCTCTGTAGGTAGATGAGTGAATTCAGGTCTAACCTCTTCTGGCCTCAGCACCAAGAGAGCAGATAGAGATGGAGTGTGATATGGTTTGTGATGCCACAGACAACTACAAAGCCCCAGAATGTAAGCAGGtgagccccagctgtgctggtgtaGTGTGAATCACTGTACAGGGTGGCTTATTCTACAGGGACATAGCTGCAGTAAGCTGGCTTGCAGTCTAGGTTTATGTGCCCTGTgcaggagatggtgctggtgaAGGAACAGTGTCTCATGagtgtttttatttcaggacGAAACAAACTCTCAAGTTTCCAGTCCCTTTCAGATGGTGAGTTTTGGGTCCCTGCCTCATTCTGGGAGGGGTGCAGATTTacacaaaacaaagcatttccaaaaaaaagggaagtgtCATCTGCTTTATGATGCAAGAAGGGAAACTGAATCATGTGCTGTCTAAAAGTTCAATCATGGGTTGTTCTTCCctcaaagaaattaaagaattgGCATGATGATTTGGGGTAATTACTTACGTACAACTGACAACTGTTTGTTTTAGAGTAATTCTGTATTGCCATTTGGTGCTTAAGTTTGGATCTTCTGCTATGAAAACCAATAAAGGGATGGGTTTGGAAGTGGATATGAATCAGGATTTTTATGTACTACTCATCTGTGCCTTTCCCTCTCAGCCCTCACTGACACAGGAGTTAAAAACTATGCCCCAGAGCTGCGCAGACCGAAAGCTGAGTACAAGGTGAGCAGCCTGTGCTTGTTGTATACCGAGATTAGTGAACTTCCTACTCTACTGGTTTCATGGGAAGTGATCAGTTGCTATTTCAGACAGAATAGGGCAATGCAGGGAATAGGAAAGGGAGCTGCAAAATGCAGCTTTGAAGTAATTCAAGTGTTCTCTGCTTTTGCTCACAAGTACGGAGCTTTGCAGGGGGTCTTGGTTTTGGTTACTCTTTTTAATGAATAGCCTAGCAGCCTTTGTGGAAAGGATTTCAAAATAGTGCTTTGTCTGTAAGCTGCTTTCATGCTGGGTCAGATAAACTGGCATCACATGtggtttttacatttttttaaatatgaaagttTTGAAATTTCCTGTTCATGAATTACTGGGACAACACAGAGGGAGTTGTGCAAAGGCGGTGTTTCAATTGGCAGGAATGTTTGTCTAGCAGATATGCAGTGATAAGTGTTAGAGAATCTAGAGGATTTTGGGACTAGGTGGATTCCTCTTACTAGGTGTGAGATTGTGATCCCATGTCCCTAGGTCCAGGCAGTAACAGGACTGAGCCTATATTTCCTACAGTGACAGACATGCACAATACTAACACAGCTGTCTGCACAGATTAACACAGATAGAAACCAATGCCTTTATGAATAGACACATACAGAAAGCACTCAAGCTTGATCCTGagctttctttctgtctgaCCAATTCCACTAGTGGAACATACACACACTGTATGGGGTCCCTCCAGTAGCTGGTCTTAGACATCCAGTTTGTTGTGTAGCTGAATTCCAGACCCCAGTCTCCTCCAGTAGCTAGCACTTACATCCTTCAGCTGCTAGGGTTCAATGGTCCAGCTGTCCTTGGCCATCTGATCCTCCCCAGGTTGGTTTATTTTGTCAATTAGCCATTAATGACATAACCTAACAGACAGCACTTCCtcaaagcacagcaggagaaatgagAGTGCCCTGTTGTGTTCTGTTCTGGGCCTGCAGAAGCAGTGAAACAGGAAGGAGAAGGATTATACAGCCTCTTAAATGCAAATGGGGGTGGTGTAAGTGGGGTGGGACAGAAAGGGAAAGTTAGTGGCAGCTTTTGATGAGTGTCCTGACAGTGACAGGCTGAGAAGATGCCTCTGGCCAGAGGTGCTGGAGGGAACTCTGGTGCTCAGGATATCGGGATATTTGACACTCAGCTGTACATTGCTTTGAGAGACTCATGTGCAGAGGTCTCCCAATAGGACTGCGTCAGACCTTTCATCCTTAGATTTGGGCTTTCACTAAATCTTCAATGgatttaaaattcagtgttcACAGAGCTGGTTCTAGTTGCTTCCTTTCTCTGGGCCTTTGAGGTAGAAAGCTGAATTGCAACTACTGGCTTGAGTGCCTCACAGAGACCTAGATGACTTTATGGTGTCTGACTTAGGAGTGGCTCAAGCCACCATCACTTTTTATCCAGTGCTTCAGCTCATAGTGCCTACCCGCTGCAGGGGGAAGATTCTGGTCATTGCAGCAGTGGTAGCATATTACCTTAAGGTGGTCCTCCTCCAGGCTTCAATGCCCTTGTCACATTGTCCTTGTCTTGTGTGACTCCCCAGGTGCTTGCCTGAGGCTGTTGTCCCTGTGCTCTCCACGCTGCTGTGGAAGGCTCACCAGCAGAAGTCTGTCTGAATTGTAACAAGAAAATGACTCCTTGCCCTTCAGTTTTGGGTTAGTCtgttttgcatgtattttgtttgtcCTGAAAGCAACATAGTTTGCAAGGAGAACAACCTGATGCAATGCACTTCTTATAAGGGATATGATGACAAACCTTACTGAGGCAATAGAAAGGCTGTGTTAACATATGAGCCTTTAGCTTCCCTCCACACCAGCACATGTGGAGTCTGAGGGTTCAACATCTGCACCTGAAAAATGTACATACACATCCTACTAACAcctttcctggagcagctgaatGATAAGTGTGAGTAGCTACGTGTAGGCCATCACTGATGCAgcagaagtggaaagcagcttgAAGATTGCTGAAATGATCTGAGGCTTAAGagtgctttatttttcctgtggcaGGATTACAGCAGTGACTGGAGCCCCAAAGATACAGTCAGGCGAATGCAGAGGGGCAAGGTAAGGACTTTGCACTCCCACCTGCTTGTAAGAGATGGAGGGTGGGTGGTCCCAAGATGCTTTACACTTTCCTGTGCTCCTGGCTATCCTGGGAGCAAGGAGGGGATCTGTGTTGCTTGCAGCACCTAGCAGGGATGGTGGTCTGCCTGTCTGTTACTTTGCtaggtggcagtgctgggatcaCACtagctcaggagcagcaggagaacttcagggttttgttgctttgtttacTTGAGTTGTCCCCTCAGCCAGTCACTGACAGTAGGTATCTGTACTGCTGTGTCCCTTTCTATCCTTtctgctccctggggctgggtttattttaaaaacctgagGGGGTGGGGCTTTATCTCCATTCTCACTTGGTGGTAATTGGAGGGAGGAAGACAGAAATGGTTTCACTGGAGCTATAATCTTAGTCTCAGCTGCCTCAGTGTGCAGTGAACAACTAAGGAGATTGTGGTTTCACTCTGCA
This portion of the Vidua chalybeata isolate OUT-0048 chromosome 6, bVidCha1 merged haplotype, whole genome shotgun sequence genome encodes:
- the AHSA1 gene encoding activator of 90 kDa heat shock protein ATPase homolog 1 is translated as MAKWGEGDPRWIVEQRADATNVNNWHWTERDASNWSTERLKALLLPVRVEGEEGTCEVTEVSKLDGEASINNRKGKLIFFYEWAIKLAWTGTSKTGVKYKGYVEIPNLSDENDIDEVEILVSLAKDEPDTNLKTLMKQEGAKKIRDAMKTYISTLKTEFTQGMILPTVNGEHTETAPQVAPKAEDHKTAARSSTATPQSKPIGVKIPTCKISLKDTFLTSPEELYRVFVTQEMVQAFTHAQATLEADKGGKFQLLDGSVTGEFVDLVPEKQLVMKWRFKSWPAGHFATITLNFNDKDGETEVCLEGKGIPASEEERTKQGWQRYYFEGIKQTFGYGARLF